A genomic window from Deltaproteobacteria bacterium IMCC39524 includes:
- a CDS encoding tetratricopeptide repeat protein, with the protein MKTNKISFGLFTFVLFCVLFVLNTFAVFDGDYFWHVNTGQWIWENHALPVSDPFSFTVKDSNPFRPESVHVQFVLKQYWLGQLALYALWEVWGETSAVVLRALINSGLILAVFVVCWHRSNLHKAIIFGVLTLCQLQSLGSERPVLFTYLFVFLLLCLLEKIIDNRPLAKSVVICLPLIMIIWANMHGGYILGLCLIAAYIVGIAFDSFRSKESFPVKRICLLFGSGLLATANPAGLPELIAGFFQVQSSYASQVTEARSTVEYFIATRDFGHPYFILALLTVLTLAVSFKKMRTAHLLSIGGVLTLSLLAVRYKLFLFLLAPLITLYLPFSPRKKWSIPVTVTLVLIPLLHTNFQSPLAFKESDSFPAAAVDFMHITKPAPNLFNYYDWGGYLANKIPEYQVFIDGRALVEEHYVQHNEVVYLENLSTLDAYNINTAIFPTHNLSSGGVIPLAVVLTYHPDWVAVFVRDHSMVFVRNVPENKSVIDRYAIPVKTMFKILIDNYDGMLKLYPDHYRALVTKAQLQEDMGDFEGAISSLQRARAVNPESVYTKQSLQRLTRKKN; encoded by the coding sequence ATGAAAACAAATAAAATAAGCTTCGGGCTGTTTACATTTGTTTTGTTTTGCGTCCTTTTTGTTTTGAACACATTTGCCGTGTTTGATGGAGATTATTTCTGGCACGTCAACACTGGCCAATGGATATGGGAGAACCATGCGCTTCCCGTTTCAGACCCTTTTTCTTTTACTGTTAAAGATTCTAATCCTTTCCGCCCAGAATCCGTACACGTACAGTTCGTTCTCAAGCAATATTGGCTCGGTCAGCTAGCGCTCTACGCGCTTTGGGAGGTATGGGGAGAGACCAGTGCTGTTGTTCTAAGGGCTCTGATTAATTCGGGGCTGATTCTGGCCGTCTTTGTTGTCTGTTGGCATCGTTCGAATTTACACAAGGCCATTATTTTCGGTGTGCTAACTCTGTGTCAATTGCAATCACTCGGTAGTGAACGCCCGGTTTTATTCACTTATCTTTTTGTTTTTTTGTTGCTCTGCCTTCTTGAAAAAATAATTGATAATCGTCCATTGGCAAAGAGTGTTGTAATTTGTTTGCCACTGATTATGATCATATGGGCCAATATGCACGGCGGCTACATCTTGGGCCTGTGTCTTATTGCTGCTTATATTGTTGGTATTGCTTTTGACAGCTTTAGATCAAAGGAGAGCTTTCCTGTTAAAAGAATCTGCTTGCTTTTTGGCTCTGGCTTGCTAGCAACAGCAAACCCTGCGGGCCTTCCCGAGCTCATTGCCGGCTTTTTTCAAGTTCAGTCCAGTTATGCCTCTCAAGTTACTGAGGCCAGGAGTACTGTTGAGTATTTTATTGCAACAAGAGACTTTGGCCACCCCTACTTTATTCTCGCTTTATTGACCGTACTTACCCTGGCTGTTTCATTCAAGAAGATGCGAACAGCACATCTGTTGTCTATCGGAGGGGTATTGACCCTCTCTTTATTGGCTGTACGGTATAAACTTTTTCTTTTTCTTTTGGCTCCTTTGATTACTCTCTATCTGCCCTTTTCTCCCCGAAAAAAATGGTCTATTCCGGTCACTGTGACGCTCGTATTGATCCCACTGCTTCATACCAATTTCCAATCACCGTTGGCCTTCAAGGAAAGTGATAGCTTCCCTGCTGCTGCAGTTGATTTTATGCATATTACGAAACCGGCGCCCAATCTGTTCAATTATTATGACTGGGGCGGGTACCTGGCTAACAAGATACCTGAATATCAAGTTTTCATTGATGGACGAGCCCTTGTTGAGGAGCATTATGTCCAGCATAACGAAGTCGTCTACCTTGAAAATCTCTCAACTTTGGATGCCTATAATATCAATACGGCTATTTTCCCAACTCACAACCTGTCTTCGGGAGGTGTCATTCCTCTGGCCGTTGTATTAACTTATCACCCGGATTGGGTGGCCGTTTTTGTTAGAGATCATAGTATGGTCTTTGTTCGTAATGTCCCGGAGAATAAATCTGTCATTGACAGGTATGCAATCCCCGTGAAGACAATGTTCAAAATACTTATTGATAATTATGACGGGATGCTTAAGCTCTATCCCGACCACTATCGTGCCTTGGTAACAAAGGCTCAGTTGCAAGAGGACATGGGTGACTTTGAAGGTGCAATCAGCTCTCTGCAGAGGGCGCGGGCTGTCAATCCAGAGTCAGTCTACACGAAGCAATCTCTCCAGCGCCTTACGCGCAAAAAAAACTAG
- a CDS encoding tetratricopeptide repeat protein, with protein sequence MSKYLSYEHAINYTVMILCAVMTLYVLTYPLQDPDTFWHLAYGRAMVEQGAFINHEIFSYTSQGVPLASHSQLAQVLLYLIWSAGGVTGLLAFKLSIGLATFAIIVVTARFFSVNKLFAPFLAMIVITAGMGRFVERPELFSILFQALIICCLFGYSRGFFTHRALWVLPPVLVVWDYLHGAIFGLVILLVFVAVETLKSVVLAKIDRVKSGWGGCVIEPKRLKELWLWTGITLFSMALHPNGLLVYRRFFRVTSNTQEYSVFAEWSPTLSSGLQFFWYWFCLAALLVLVLLTLRRIDLTALAIVLPFLYLSLKFNRATLAFCLAAVPLAAHCMALVYENLPRSSWKRWAAGLAGGVLLLAPPIYKEVYAPNAQKFGVGLNENAYPVGSTRFVRDLGLKGNMFNTDHSGGYLAFFAAPEQKIFHYNQPGEFTALSEYIHKPETRSRWNISYAIVRELMEYKMFEPEGFVPVYREPSGMVLLKPGGENDVLIKKYRIRYFDPTLSTEKLETLSKSPLAGRRLLEEMSIYLTYRADARIAWLLGKLLNTKNPETKMGFLERRPLLENALRQNRDSVALLLSLGNLDYRMQNLDKAAILFDEVLTLDGKNLSALLSRGYIHYDRKEYLDALELFRVAIDAAPKEPDAYYALGLAAYRYGDSALANNSFKTFVQLAPTSPYVGKAKGFLEKLR encoded by the coding sequence ATGTCGAAGTATCTTAGTTATGAACATGCAATAAATTATACAGTCATGATTCTCTGCGCTGTAATGACCCTCTATGTTCTTACCTACCCGTTACAGGATCCAGATACCTTCTGGCACTTGGCTTATGGGCGGGCCATGGTGGAACAGGGGGCGTTCATTAACCATGAAATTTTCTCTTATACTTCGCAAGGGGTTCCTCTTGCCAGCCATTCGCAGCTGGCACAAGTCCTCCTCTACCTGATTTGGTCTGCTGGTGGGGTGACCGGCCTCTTGGCTTTTAAATTGTCGATCGGCCTGGCGACTTTTGCAATCATTGTGGTCACAGCTCGTTTCTTCTCCGTCAATAAGCTGTTCGCACCATTCTTGGCTATGATCGTCATAACTGCAGGTATGGGGCGATTTGTAGAGAGACCAGAACTTTTCTCTATTCTTTTTCAAGCCTTAATAATCTGTTGTCTTTTTGGTTATAGTCGGGGGTTCTTTACACACCGGGCGCTATGGGTACTCCCCCCGGTTTTGGTTGTGTGGGATTATCTCCATGGTGCCATCTTTGGCTTGGTCATCCTTTTAGTTTTTGTTGCCGTGGAGACCTTGAAGAGCGTCGTGCTTGCGAAAATTGATAGAGTAAAATCTGGGTGGGGCGGTTGTGTAATCGAACCTAAAAGGTTGAAAGAACTCTGGCTTTGGACTGGAATTACTTTGTTTTCAATGGCTCTTCACCCAAATGGCCTTCTTGTTTATAGACGTTTTTTTCGTGTTACAAGTAATACACAAGAATATTCTGTCTTTGCCGAATGGAGCCCAACACTCTCCTCTGGTCTGCAGTTCTTCTGGTACTGGTTCTGTCTGGCAGCTCTATTGGTTCTGGTGCTGCTGACTCTTAGAAGGATTGATCTTACGGCTCTGGCCATTGTCCTTCCTTTTCTCTATCTCTCTCTTAAGTTCAATCGCGCGACCCTGGCTTTTTGCCTGGCAGCGGTCCCCTTGGCCGCTCACTGTATGGCGCTGGTGTATGAGAACTTACCTCGATCTTCTTGGAAGAGATGGGCCGCTGGTTTAGCAGGGGGGGTATTATTGCTCGCGCCACCGATCTACAAAGAAGTCTATGCCCCTAACGCGCAAAAGTTTGGCGTTGGGCTGAATGAAAATGCTTATCCTGTCGGTTCAACGCGTTTTGTCCGTGACCTTGGTCTCAAAGGCAACATGTTTAACACGGACCATTCGGGGGGCTATCTGGCATTCTTTGCGGCCCCGGAACAAAAGATTTTTCACTACAATCAGCCCGGCGAATTTACAGCTTTGAGCGAATATATCCATAAGCCGGAAACGCGTTCACGTTGGAATATCTCTTATGCCATCGTTAGAGAGCTTATGGAATACAAGATGTTCGAGCCCGAAGGTTTTGTCCCGGTTTATCGTGAACCGAGCGGTATGGTCCTGCTGAAGCCGGGCGGAGAGAACGATGTTCTCATCAAAAAGTACCGGATTCGTTACTTTGATCCGACCCTGTCGACAGAAAAACTTGAGACTCTGAGCAAAAGCCCGCTCGCGGGACGTCGTTTGCTGGAGGAAATGTCGATTTATCTCACTTACCGGGCCGACGCAAGGATTGCGTGGTTGCTTGGGAAGCTATTGAACACAAAAAACCCGGAAACGAAGATGGGCTTTTTGGAGCGGCGCCCCCTGTTGGAAAATGCTCTTCGGCAGAATCGCGATAGTGTTGCTCTCTTGCTGTCGCTCGGTAATCTTGATTACCGCATGCAAAACCTGGACAAGGCGGCTATCCTTTTTGATGAAGTGCTCACTCTTGATGGGAAGAACCTCTCGGCATTACTGAGCCGCGGTTATATCCATTACGATCGAAAGGAGTACCTTGATGCCCTTGAGCTGTTCAGGGTGGCGATTGATGCTGCTCCAAAGGAACCTGACGCCTATTATGCCTTAGGCCTGGCGGCCTATCGTTATGGGGATTCAGCTCTAGCCAATAACAGTTTTAAAACTTTTGTGCAACTTGCACCCACCAGCCCTTACGTCGGTAAGGCAAAAGGTTTTCTTGAAAAATTGCGTTGA
- a CDS encoding tetratricopeptide repeat protein encodes MSEYLKSNAEKGDLVQRSYEYITRHSVLFASALLMLFSLSIYSNALDHELVWDDAGVIVEDHKIRDFSNIPSFFVNPLVLGDQDAHDAVGSKGIRYYRPLISTLHTFEYSVFGINPLGYKIINLLLNGLVVVCAFLLVRALTGEAWLSFLAALLYAANPVRSEVVYWVYSDSHLLGTLFFLVALLAYHYGRTVLAFMVLAAGLLCLESVILFPVVLLIYHLTVVSAKGWRWQRFVPFAALVVLYLVIRQQVAGVVSFTDLSFMEIFRALAYLSVKYIKILIVTDAPVTMYRFVPGMFSAGGAVTVTTYVIAGFCLVLGGALFWFRRAWFFWFAWFFVLLSIYFNVGGVSSDYFMAEKSLYLAALGPCVLVSALVLRMRRLQWVSLLFLLALVGYQAWTTVDRGRYWTDTVTYLEKLLEFEPDYHVAQYQLGVEYLQLERYDDAIHQFDIFLTLRPGWHTRITELKVSIYEQWGKSLADQDDLAGALKAFNHARELSPRKSTLYNGLGIIHFLRGEQSKAAENWRKALRLDPGNKEALSNLELLGEGAGVLK; translated from the coding sequence ATGTCCGAATACTTAAAATCTAATGCTGAGAAAGGAGACTTAGTTCAACGATCCTATGAGTATATTACTCGGCATTCGGTTCTTTTCGCTTCAGCTCTCCTAATGCTTTTCTCTTTGAGTATTTATTCCAATGCTTTGGATCATGAGCTCGTCTGGGACGATGCAGGGGTTATTGTCGAAGATCATAAAATCCGAGACTTTTCCAATATCCCTTCTTTCTTTGTGAACCCTCTCGTCCTCGGGGATCAGGACGCTCATGACGCTGTTGGGTCTAAGGGGATTCGCTATTACCGGCCTTTAATCAGTACTCTGCACACCTTTGAATACAGCGTTTTCGGCATTAACCCGCTGGGCTATAAAATAATTAATCTGTTATTGAATGGACTGGTTGTTGTCTGCGCATTTCTGTTGGTGCGCGCATTGACAGGTGAGGCTTGGCTTTCTTTTCTCGCTGCCCTTCTCTATGCCGCCAATCCAGTGCGAAGCGAGGTAGTTTATTGGGTATATTCTGATTCGCATTTGTTGGGTACGCTCTTCTTTCTTGTTGCCTTGTTAGCTTACCATTACGGTCGGACAGTTTTAGCTTTTATGGTGCTGGCTGCTGGACTGCTCTGTTTGGAGAGCGTTATCCTCTTTCCTGTTGTACTTCTGATCTACCATCTAACCGTTGTCTCAGCAAAGGGTTGGAGGTGGCAGAGGTTCGTGCCGTTTGCTGCATTGGTGGTGCTTTATCTTGTGATTCGTCAGCAGGTTGCTGGTGTCGTTTCGTTCACAGATTTATCTTTTATGGAGATATTTCGGGCACTTGCTTACCTGAGTGTCAAATACATCAAGATTCTTATCGTTACAGATGCGCCTGTGACTATGTATCGCTTTGTGCCCGGGATGTTTTCGGCGGGTGGGGCTGTGACAGTCACGACCTACGTTATTGCTGGATTTTGTCTTGTTCTGGGGGGTGCGCTCTTCTGGTTCCGTAGAGCTTGGTTTTTCTGGTTCGCCTGGTTTTTTGTTTTGCTCTCTATTTACTTTAACGTGGGCGGTGTTTCCTCTGATTATTTTATGGCTGAAAAATCTCTTTATTTAGCCGCTCTTGGGCCGTGTGTTCTTGTTTCTGCTCTTGTGTTGAGAATGCGTCGTCTCCAGTGGGTCTCTCTTTTGTTTCTACTGGCGCTGGTTGGGTACCAGGCCTGGACAACAGTTGATCGCGGCCGATATTGGACGGACACGGTGACCTATCTTGAAAAGCTGCTGGAGTTTGAGCCAGACTATCATGTTGCCCAATACCAGCTTGGGGTCGAATATCTGCAACTGGAACGCTACGATGATGCAATACATCAGTTTGATATCTTCCTGACTCTTCGCCCGGGTTGGCATACGAGAATCACTGAATTGAAAGTGTCTATCTATGAGCAGTGGGGCAAATCTTTGGCTGATCAGGATGACCTTGCTGGTGCCCTGAAGGCGTTTAATCATGCCAGGGAACTATCGCCGCGGAAATCGACGCTTTATAATGGCTTGGGAATTATCCATTTTTTACGGGGGGAACAATCAAAGGCTGCGGAAAATTGGCGAAAGGCTCTTCGGTTGGATCCCGGCAACAAAGAGGCACTTTCAAACCTGGAGTTGCTTGGGGAAGGGGCTGGAGTGCTGAAATAG
- a CDS encoding tetratricopeptide repeat protein — protein sequence MENLFKRLGGRVLLAALLVSALILSLKQIADVDALLHLSMGKLFWTMQGFPDYEVFCYPAKESPFLYTSWLFALGSFLVWKLLGIYGLSLLVVFFTVLTAWVLFRDSGVLSAGDGQAIRAGVVFIALMLAEDRFVFRPEIVLALVFSLVIWILGRHAFNGDRKVLWLLPPICLLWANSHSSITLMFVPFGAFAAYHFSEWILIRRSVDTISRKEKESRLTGLCSFFVLSLLAALFNPNFMDQFLLAQDVMSNSWYKQSIIELQPPRTKELLVIAPVFAASVILSILALRRRAIPYVLISIALLYVSLQAIRFFEFFCLMQAPILARSITVLVPQRWKKLSQGKIITVAAALLIVVLAGMKAGSVAPFERDVISSERFGFGYNLKVDHGKAVNFLQANGISGRVFNVFEDGQSIIWYGWPDLTVFIDGRGAIPEQSLKAYSKAFQDPEEMSRLQAQYGFEVLLFGRNQSMEINPHGMESYFFNPDWSLVYFDKNSYVFLRKKGPYANLVTQNTYRYVIPFAGPGAYEQFFKTNPGYAKGLLNDLMRAATNTPIDKLLMGICYYTIGDNNKAEQVLGPVKRASGIALLYYGHVLKNLGRTQEAKAIYEEGARRYQTQNFHSALSGLMESTEITDLLQQAGARMNRKDYTGARKILLQALELDSRNVAVLANLGYCELDGGNFEEAKKRFDAALSIKPDYDVALYGLGLTGVRQGRPDLAVASFNKYIEVKRSGPYYDKAKAYIEKYAETQ from the coding sequence ATGGAAAACCTTTTCAAAAGACTCGGTGGCCGAGTGCTACTTGCCGCTCTTCTCGTCAGCGCTTTGATTTTATCACTAAAACAGATCGCCGACGTTGATGCCCTGCTTCACCTGAGTATGGGCAAGCTTTTCTGGACAATGCAGGGGTTCCCGGACTATGAGGTGTTCTGCTACCCAGCAAAAGAATCACCATTTTTATATACTTCCTGGCTATTTGCTCTTGGTAGCTTCCTGGTATGGAAATTACTCGGTATTTATGGTTTATCTCTTCTTGTTGTCTTTTTTACTGTGCTAACCGCTTGGGTGCTGTTCCGAGACTCAGGAGTGTTATCGGCGGGAGATGGCCAGGCAATAAGAGCGGGAGTAGTTTTCATTGCTTTGATGCTGGCAGAAGACCGCTTTGTTTTCCGCCCCGAAATTGTACTCGCTCTTGTTTTTTCCTTAGTCATCTGGATATTGGGCCGACACGCCTTCAATGGTGATCGAAAAGTCTTGTGGCTGCTGCCACCCATATGTCTGCTATGGGCAAATAGCCATTCCAGTATCACTCTCATGTTCGTACCGTTCGGGGCTTTCGCGGCCTATCATTTCTCAGAATGGATCCTTATTCGTAGATCTGTAGATACAATCTCTCGCAAGGAAAAGGAAAGTCGCCTGACAGGGCTGTGCTCCTTCTTTGTCCTGTCGCTTCTCGCTGCGCTTTTTAACCCTAATTTCATGGATCAGTTTCTACTTGCCCAGGACGTGATGTCGAATAGCTGGTACAAACAGTCGATCATCGAACTGCAACCACCACGCACCAAGGAACTCCTCGTTATCGCGCCAGTGTTTGCCGCATCAGTCATTCTTTCCATACTGGCTTTGCGGCGCCGAGCGATTCCTTACGTGTTGATCAGCATTGCACTACTGTACGTCTCACTCCAGGCAATTCGATTTTTCGAGTTCTTTTGTCTCATGCAAGCGCCGATCCTTGCCCGTTCCATAACGGTTCTAGTGCCACAACGCTGGAAGAAATTAAGCCAGGGGAAAATCATCACAGTCGCTGCTGCGCTCTTAATAGTAGTTTTGGCTGGCATGAAAGCTGGCAGTGTTGCTCCTTTTGAGAGGGATGTGATTTCCTCTGAACGCTTTGGCTTTGGTTACAACCTCAAGGTCGACCATGGAAAAGCAGTCAACTTCCTGCAAGCAAATGGTATTTCCGGCAGGGTATTCAACGTTTTCGAGGATGGTCAATCCATTATCTGGTATGGCTGGCCAGACCTGACAGTCTTCATAGATGGTCGTGGGGCGATTCCGGAACAGTCGCTCAAAGCCTACTCAAAAGCTTTTCAAGATCCTGAGGAAATGAGTAGATTACAGGCTCAATATGGGTTTGAGGTTCTACTGTTTGGCAGAAACCAGTCCATGGAAATCAACCCGCACGGCATGGAAAGCTACTTCTTTAACCCCGACTGGTCCCTCGTTTACTTCGACAAGAACAGTTACGTTTTTCTGCGCAAAAAAGGCCCTTACGCCAATCTCGTCACCCAAAATACTTACCGTTACGTGATCCCATTTGCAGGGCCCGGAGCATATGAGCAGTTTTTTAAAACCAACCCCGGCTATGCCAAAGGCTTACTGAATGATCTGATGCGTGCAGCAACGAATACTCCGATCGACAAACTTCTCATGGGAATTTGCTACTACACTATTGGTGACAATAATAAAGCTGAACAAGTCCTTGGCCCTGTCAAAAGAGCTTCAGGTATAGCCTTGCTCTACTACGGGCATGTGCTCAAGAATTTAGGTCGCACTCAAGAGGCAAAAGCCATTTATGAGGAAGGCGCACGTCGCTACCAAACACAAAATTTTCACAGTGCACTATCTGGACTTATGGAAAGCACGGAAATTACCGACTTGCTGCAGCAGGCGGGTGCAAGAATGAATCGAAAGGACTACACTGGTGCCCGTAAAATCCTCCTTCAGGCCCTTGAACTCGACTCAAGAAATGTTGCTGTTTTGGCAAATCTCGGTTATTGCGAACTTGATGGCGGAAACTTTGAGGAGGCGAAAAAACGGTTTGATGCTGCACTATCCATCAAGCCTGATTACGATGTGGCCCTCTATGGTCTCGGTCTTACAGGGGTACGTCAGGGCCGGCCTGACTTAGCCGTCGCCAGCTTCAACAAATACATTGAAGTCAAGAGAAGCGGGCCGTATTACGATAAAGCCAAGGCGTACATTGAAAAATATGCAGAAACTCAATAG